A region of Maribacter algicola DNA encodes the following proteins:
- a CDS encoding SusC/RagA family TonB-linked outer membrane protein, with the protein MRNFFKEKLKRLVVPIFMLSCFLTFSQSDKTITGTILSADGQPLPGANVIQKGTSNGVQSDFDGNYQIQLVSGPSVLVFSYVGFAAKEEIVGTRSLIDVVLDEDAQSLDEVVVVGYGSQKESKITGAVEVVGAEELEDAVFNTVDQMLQGRAAGVQITAASGEPGAAPRIRIRGNTSLNANSNPLWVVDGVPLSTAPNFSPQEIESFEVLKDAASTAIYGARGAAGVILVKTKRGREGTKMQIQGSALTTMTSLGGGYDVLSGNDYATYRNEIATLRQVTLPFPNGADPDNLLNVNWVDQIFRSGLRQEYNLSATGGAENVSYFVTGNYLGEDGVLLNTDFERISFRGNLDFKGFNDKLQVNVSTNITRSENNGGIVGNGRFRGGEGGAYFNALKAEPLVPSLDFSGSNSTGLIFANPLIDATKDFRNRINTNVLASIQTSYKIFDSLTLINSISTNLRYNNDNRFAPSEVARARLENGRLDLTSARWEDLVVTNYLRYENTFSEKHQLNVLGGVEYSKFNFFLQESDGTDLSLTDLGVDNVSFANTQNIGSTRTQSILQSGFVRAEYSFDEKYLINGTIRADGSSVFAENNKWGYFPSFGVAWKAINESFFDEQNTFSDLRLRASWGQVGVQAISPYNSLSSFGSSVGGPVLSAVGNVRTSGIRPVRLPNPNLKWETTETLNFGVDAGFFNNRVDLSADFYVKTSTDLLQTIAIPSQTGFTNALVNVGDIENRGLEISLTVRPVITDNFSWTSAFNGTFNKSEVIDLGTNPRIIAGGTHLYQPGEEFGVFFGRKNAGLIQQSDFDTEGNPTFPTIGPDNSLGHIKYQDLDGDGTIGNPDPETNFDADETIIGNPNPDFIFGWNNDFSYRNLTLNVFIQGSVGNDIMNQTGGLLHSGNASYDLDALNNQTVDYFNNRFIPGVNEHNDPRYPRSGTNGVPFDALRGVISDVWIEDGSYVRLKNITLRYRIPLKNISLETFVTGTNLLTITNYSGIDPDVSQNVVGGGLRQGIDLSPYPLAKQYSIGVNFNF; encoded by the coding sequence ATGAGAAACTTTTTTAAAGAAAAACTGAAGAGATTGGTTGTTCCCATCTTCATGTTGAGCTGTTTTTTAACTTTTTCGCAAAGTGATAAAACAATAACAGGAACAATTTTAAGTGCCGACGGTCAACCTTTGCCTGGGGCAAATGTAATTCAAAAAGGTACAAGCAATGGGGTTCAATCAGATTTTGATGGCAATTATCAAATCCAATTGGTATCAGGGCCTAGTGTTTTGGTGTTTTCATATGTAGGATTTGCAGCCAAGGAAGAAATCGTTGGTACTAGGTCCTTAATCGATGTAGTACTGGATGAAGATGCCCAAAGCCTTGATGAGGTTGTGGTAGTCGGCTATGGTTCACAAAAGGAATCCAAGATAACCGGCGCCGTTGAGGTTGTAGGCGCAGAAGAACTGGAAGATGCGGTATTTAATACTGTTGACCAAATGCTTCAAGGTCGGGCAGCAGGTGTTCAAATTACAGCGGCTTCTGGTGAACCTGGTGCGGCTCCCCGTATTAGAATTCGGGGTAATACCTCACTCAATGCCAATAGTAATCCTCTTTGGGTAGTAGATGGTGTTCCGTTGAGCACAGCTCCAAATTTCAGTCCACAGGAAATAGAGAGCTTTGAAGTGCTCAAAGATGCAGCATCTACGGCCATTTATGGCGCGCGTGGCGCTGCAGGAGTTATCTTGGTAAAAACAAAAAGAGGTAGGGAAGGCACTAAAATGCAGATACAAGGTTCGGCATTGACAACGATGACTTCCCTTGGTGGTGGCTATGATGTACTTTCAGGTAATGATTACGCCACCTACCGTAATGAGATAGCAACATTAAGGCAGGTCACCTTACCGTTTCCCAATGGGGCGGATCCTGATAATTTGTTGAATGTCAATTGGGTGGACCAAATTTTTAGATCTGGTCTAAGACAAGAATACAACCTATCGGCCACAGGTGGAGCTGAGAATGTTAGTTATTTTGTTACTGGCAACTATTTAGGTGAAGATGGTGTTTTACTCAATACCGATTTTGAGCGTATCTCTTTTAGGGGCAATTTAGATTTTAAAGGCTTTAACGATAAACTGCAGGTAAACGTAAGTACGAACATTACCAGATCTGAGAATAATGGTGGTATAGTTGGAAATGGTAGATTTAGAGGTGGTGAGGGTGGTGCATACTTTAATGCACTCAAAGCAGAACCACTGGTTCCATCCCTTGATTTTTCAGGGTCAAATTCAACAGGCCTAATATTTGCCAACCCTTTAATTGATGCAACCAAAGATTTCAGGAATCGAATCAATACCAATGTGTTGGCCTCAATCCAGACATCTTATAAAATTTTTGACAGCCTTACCTTGATCAATAGTATTTCGACCAATCTTCGTTATAACAATGACAACCGATTTGCGCCAAGTGAAGTTGCACGTGCAAGACTAGAAAATGGCCGTCTTGATCTTACTAGTGCTAGATGGGAAGATCTTGTGGTCACGAATTACTTAAGATATGAGAACACTTTTTCGGAAAAACACCAGCTAAATGTTTTAGGGGGAGTGGAGTACAGCAAGTTTAACTTTTTTCTGCAAGAATCCGATGGAACCGACCTTTCCTTAACTGATTTAGGGGTTGATAATGTGTCTTTTGCCAATACTCAAAATATAGGCTCAACAAGGACACAATCCATATTGCAATCTGGGTTCGTACGTGCCGAATATAGTTTTGATGAAAAATATTTGATCAATGGTACCATTAGGGCAGATGGTTCATCGGTGTTTGCTGAAAACAATAAATGGGGGTATTTTCCGTCTTTTGGTGTTGCTTGGAAGGCTATCAACGAGTCGTTTTTCGATGAACAAAACACATTTTCAGACTTAAGGCTTCGTGCCTCATGGGGGCAGGTAGGTGTGCAGGCCATATCGCCTTACAATTCGCTTAGCTCGTTTGGTTCAAGCGTCGGAGGCCCTGTTTTATCGGCTGTGGGAAATGTACGTACTTCCGGTATTCGCCCTGTGAGACTGCCCAATCCGAACCTAAAATGGGAAACTACTGAAACCCTCAATTTTGGTGTGGACGCAGGTTTTTTTAATAATAGGGTTGATTTAAGTGCTGACTTTTATGTTAAAACATCAACCGATTTACTCCAAACAATCGCTATACCATCCCAAACAGGTTTTACCAATGCCTTGGTAAATGTAGGGGATATTGAAAATAGGGGGCTTGAAATTAGTCTTACAGTAAGACCAGTTATTACGGATAATTTTTCTTGGACCTCGGCTTTTAACGGAACCTTTAACAAGTCAGAGGTTATAGACCTAGGTACTAATCCAAGGATTATAGCCGGCGGCACACATCTATATCAGCCAGGAGAGGAGTTTGGTGTATTTTTTGGAAGAAAAAATGCCGGTTTAATACAACAATCAGACTTTGATACTGAGGGGAACCCTACCTTTCCTACTATTGGGCCTGATAATTCACTTGGTCATATTAAATATCAAGATTTGGATGGCGATGGCACTATTGGCAATCCTGATCCTGAAACAAACTTTGATGCTGATGAAACTATTATAGGAAATCCAAACCCCGATTTTATTTTTGGGTGGAATAACGATTTTAGCTACAGGAATTTAACGCTCAATGTGTTTATACAAGGGTCTGTTGGTAACGATATTATGAACCAAACGGGGGGGTTATTGCACTCTGGTAATGCCTCTTATGACTTGGATGCACTTAACAACCAAACCGTTGACTATTTCAACAATAGGTTCATTCCGGGAGTCAATGAGCATAATGACCCTAGGTATCCTAGGAGTGGAACCAATGGTGTGCCCTTTGACGCACTACGAGGTGTTATAAGCGATGTTTGGATTGAAGATGGTAGTTACGTGAGGTTAAAGAACATTACGCTGAGATATCGTATACCCTTAAAGAATATTTCTCTAGAGACCTTTGTCACAGGTACCAACCTATTGACCATTACCAACTATTCTGGAATCGATCCTGATGTGAGCCAAAATGTTGTTGGTGGTGGCTTACGACAAGGTATAGACCTATCGCCTTACCCATTGGCAAAGCAATATAGTATAGGTGTGAATTTTAATTTTTAA
- a CDS encoding RagB/SusD family nutrient uptake outer membrane protein — protein MKKIIISIATTLFLFGCEPLEEVPFSFLSVENLYQNEKDVDAALFGVYSTMNEGIDELWYFLATSGAGESVVVRLKGDGNQGQLSALAFQPTTAHGVWWSHFYRGINRANTVIAEVSGVGLDPSVEEQKIAEARFLRAWYYFNLVKWFGGVPLQLEATKDFSDETVKKSRSSIEEVYNVIIEDLEYAETRLPESWDNPNLGRATSWAAKAYLGKVYLNMAGKPLEQDAMYAMAASKFQEIVDNGPYSLQMNFADIFSVENEFNSEIIFARPNIAQNGAGSVLNFFAGVPLSPFAFNGGQYQFGFTEAFYNSFLDNDLRRDVTLLYSYVNTNGNTIVYNDPNNPDNARFGGYNDPKGIGFGKLLDTSGAYTNPFQHGNDFIFMRYGDVLLMLAEALNESGSSSEALPFLNQIRDRAGLDDVVTTSQAELREIIKQERKWELAGEFTEYPDLQRWGDIEQSLQNNEDAQFFGTVYDPKLELLPIPQSQLDANENLVQNPGY, from the coding sequence ATGAAAAAAATTATAATATCCATAGCGACAACCTTATTCCTTTTTGGATGTGAACCGCTTGAAGAAGTTCCTTTTTCGTTTTTATCGGTAGAAAACCTTTACCAGAACGAAAAAGATGTAGATGCAGCACTTTTTGGTGTATATAGTACAATGAACGAAGGTATAGATGAACTTTGGTATTTTTTGGCTACCTCTGGTGCGGGTGAAAGTGTTGTAGTCCGTCTCAAGGGCGATGGAAACCAAGGTCAACTTTCCGCGTTGGCTTTTCAACCGACAACAGCACATGGTGTTTGGTGGAGCCATTTTTACAGGGGCATCAATAGGGCCAATACAGTGATTGCGGAGGTGTCAGGCGTAGGATTGGATCCAAGTGTTGAAGAGCAAAAAATAGCAGAAGCTAGATTTTTAAGGGCTTGGTACTATTTTAATCTGGTCAAATGGTTCGGAGGAGTACCACTACAACTTGAAGCGACCAAAGATTTTTCAGATGAAACTGTAAAAAAGTCTAGAAGCTCAATCGAAGAAGTATATAATGTCATCATAGAAGATTTAGAATATGCAGAAACCAGACTTCCTGAAAGTTGGGACAATCCTAATCTTGGCCGGGCTACTTCATGGGCAGCTAAGGCCTATTTAGGTAAAGTCTACCTTAATATGGCAGGCAAACCCCTAGAGCAAGATGCAATGTATGCAATGGCGGCCTCAAAGTTTCAAGAAATTGTAGATAATGGACCATATTCATTGCAGATGAATTTTGCAGATATTTTTTCAGTCGAAAATGAATTTAATTCTGAAATCATTTTCGCACGGCCAAATATTGCTCAAAATGGTGCCGGTAGCGTTTTGAACTTTTTTGCTGGTGTTCCTTTATCACCTTTTGCATTCAATGGCGGACAATATCAATTTGGTTTTACAGAAGCTTTTTATAATTCTTTTCTGGATAACGATTTGAGGAGAGACGTTACGCTATTGTATTCATACGTTAACACTAATGGTAACACGATTGTGTACAACGACCCAAATAATCCGGATAATGCTCGTTTTGGGGGTTATAATGATCCCAAAGGCATTGGATTTGGTAAATTATTGGATACAAGTGGTGCATATACCAATCCGTTTCAGCATGGTAATGATTTTATATTCATGCGCTATGGTGATGTTTTATTAATGCTTGCAGAAGCTCTAAACGAAAGTGGAAGTTCATCTGAGGCTTTGCCCTTTTTAAACCAAATAAGGGACCGAGCAGGTTTGGATGATGTTGTTACAACAAGTCAAGCAGAGTTAAGGGAAATCATTAAACAGGAAAGAAAATGGGAATTGGCAGGAGAGTTTACAGAGTATCCAGATTTACAGAGATGGGGCGATATTGAACAATCGCTTCAGAATAACGAGGATGCCCAGTTTTTTGGCACGGTCTATGACCCAAAATTGGAATTGTTGCCCATTCCACAATCACAATTGGACGCAAATGAGAATTTAGTGCAAAATCCAGGTTATTAA
- a CDS encoding RagB/SusD family nutrient uptake outer membrane protein, giving the protein MSTIVLLNSCESLQEDPPSLLTPESVNSEETIESAVNGLYDVWQSNGAGMFVRYMLADGPLPYTKSRLQGDSGAGWTQYAWNPATSGFLESIWNSSYTMIGVSNSLLDLIPGKLDSDKEEELLAEARFHRADMYFLLVRTYGGVPLHLETTTDIPLDGTSLPRSSEEEVYAAIVEDLIFAESRLPATRPAQENSRPTAGAAKALLGKVYLQMAGLNEQGLLSTGDDGYALAEAKLLEVVNSGNYALQPNIQDVFDVNNEWNSEIIHGYSVIRDNIATATLVPWGYGPPNSPFNGGLNSFVQFGYLQTYYDSFDENDARRDWLAFEYIDRNGDLITYNTPNEGIDLGFVSSYTDDETGMSLIKYIDPDGGNGPLIHENDYVFIRYADVLLMLAEAQVKLGKDGPALQNVNEIRSRAGIANLGSVTLDDIKQERRWELAMEYQGYYDLQRWGDVKEAFDASPAVNAAGTVWHDGLIRMPLHANTLSANVNLTQNPGY; this is encoded by the coding sequence GTGAGTACGATAGTGTTGTTGAATAGTTGTGAATCTTTACAGGAAGATCCTCCATCTTTATTGACACCTGAGAGCGTAAATTCTGAAGAAACCATTGAATCCGCAGTGAACGGTCTATATGATGTATGGCAATCTAATGGTGCGGGAATGTTTGTTCGCTACATGCTTGCCGATGGACCATTGCCTTATACTAAATCTAGGCTACAAGGTGATTCTGGAGCCGGATGGACGCAGTATGCATGGAACCCGGCTACAAGTGGCTTTTTGGAAAGTATATGGAACAGTAGCTATACTATGATTGGTGTAAGTAACTCTTTACTGGACCTTATCCCTGGAAAACTGGATAGCGATAAAGAAGAGGAACTATTGGCGGAAGCAAGATTCCATAGGGCAGATATGTACTTTTTATTGGTAAGAACTTATGGTGGGGTTCCTTTACACCTTGAGACTACAACAGATATCCCTTTAGATGGAACAAGTCTACCGAGGAGCTCAGAGGAAGAAGTGTATGCTGCTATTGTTGAGGACTTAATTTTTGCTGAGAGCCGTTTACCTGCAACAAGGCCTGCACAGGAAAATAGCAGACCAACTGCAGGAGCTGCCAAAGCTTTGTTAGGTAAAGTATATCTGCAAATGGCAGGTTTGAACGAGCAAGGCTTGTTATCTACAGGTGATGATGGTTACGCTTTAGCAGAGGCCAAGTTACTTGAAGTGGTCAACTCTGGTAACTACGCCTTACAACCTAATATACAAGATGTTTTTGATGTAAATAACGAATGGAATTCAGAGATTATACACGGCTATTCAGTAATTCGAGATAATATTGCTACTGCTACTTTAGTCCCATGGGGATATGGACCTCCTAACAGCCCGTTTAATGGTGGTTTAAATTCCTTTGTACAATTTGGCTACTTACAAACTTACTACGATTCATTTGATGAAAATGATGCGAGAAGGGATTGGTTGGCATTTGAATACATCGATAGAAACGGTGATTTGATTACGTATAATACTCCAAACGAGGGTATTGATTTAGGGTTTGTGAGTTCTTACACCGATGATGAAACGGGTATGTCCTTGATAAAATATATTGATCCTGATGGGGGAAATGGACCGCTTATTCATGAAAATGATTATGTCTTTATTCGCTATGCGGATGTTTTGCTCATGTTGGCAGAGGCCCAGGTCAAGTTGGGAAAAGATGGCCCTGCCCTACAAAATGTTAACGAAATACGAAGTCGTGCAGGGATAGCCAATCTTGGTAGTGTTACTTTAGACGATATCAAACAGGAAAGACGATGGGAACTTGCAATGGAATACCAAGGATATTATGACCTCCAGCGTTGGGGTGATGTCAAGGAGGCATTTGATGCAAGCCCAGCAGTAAACGCTGCGGGTACTGTTTGGCACGATGGCTTAATACGAATGCCGCTTCATGCCAATACATTAAGCGCAAATGTTAATTTAACCCAAAATCCAGGATATTAA
- a CDS encoding SusC/RagA family TonB-linked outer membrane protein, whose amino-acid sequence MRTIFKQKLKKLVIPIFMLTCFLTFSQSGKTVTGTITGADGEPLPGASVVQKGTTNGVQSDFDGNYQIQLVSGTNVLVFSYVGFSAKEEVVGARNSIDVVLQEDAQNLDEVVVIGYGNQKKSDITGAVASVGSEELEKAVFNSVDQLLQGRSSGVLVTSASGEPGAPASIRIRGNNSISGDNSPLYVVDGIPISGSPNFNPQEIENLEVLKDASATAIYGSRGANGVILITTKRGKIGETSFDFYTNISYSTIDTPYEVLSGRDYAEYRNEANAALGSDLPFPNPEQFENQGFDWVEEIVRTGIRQEYGLNISGGGENARFFISGNMLNDEGVIINSQFKRGSVRANLDLDAWDDKLNLKFSLNGTQTQNFRSVTDSRAFPYGAGPIFNALFAEPIVPTLDFSGFTGEGIQFVNPYLEVTEQDDRDFLTNVLGNVEATLKITDKLSYTFNGGLNFRLRTRDIFTPSTVAGGLLSNAVGSSGNSRAYDYIVSNYLTYTDQFGEDHEFSATLGAEYSEFNNYGTSLNVNDFDIQLLGYDNFGVATGIPVVGSNRSQSILQSGFARFNYSFKNKYLLTATVRADGSSRFAENEKWGYFPSAAVGWRISEENFLKDNETLSNLKLRASWGETGSQAIAPYQSLSRYGTSVYSIGNSAGLAYIPQSVANPNLKWETTEQTNVGLDLGLFRNRINFTADYFVKTTKDLLQNIQIPSQSGFGGALVNFGSIENKGIELNLDALLVNSKNFQWNSSFNYTSYKTKVLELGGAQEIFGPGMGVNVYGSGHIYRPGEEFGRFFGLNAIGLIQESDFDGDGNPTFAVFRNDTQLGHWKFEDVDGDGVITNEDRKVIGNPNPDFLFGWNNDFTYRNLTLNVFVQGSIGNDLYNPVRTTLSSGLFGNESYRNQTVEWYENRWTPENPTNDIRFPSINSIIPAVANYMVEDGSYIRLRNISLRYNVPLPDKIGITNLQVFATGTNLITITDYSGFDPEVNSLDADTLRASNGGLAPGVDLAAYPRPKTFTFGVNLSF is encoded by the coding sequence ATGAGAACCATTTTTAAACAAAAATTAAAAAAATTGGTTATTCCCATTTTTATGCTGACCTGTTTTTTGACTTTCTCACAAAGTGGAAAAACAGTGACTGGAACAATCACCGGTGCTGACGGAGAACCATTGCCTGGGGCAAGTGTAGTTCAAAAAGGGACAACCAACGGAGTACAATCTGATTTTGACGGAAATTATCAAATTCAATTGGTTAGTGGGACTAATGTTTTGGTTTTTTCCTATGTTGGGTTTAGCGCCAAAGAGGAAGTGGTTGGCGCAAGAAACTCAATCGATGTTGTACTACAAGAAGATGCTCAAAACCTTGATGAAGTTGTGGTAATAGGTTATGGTAACCAAAAGAAATCGGATATAACCGGAGCAGTTGCTTCGGTTGGAAGTGAAGAATTGGAAAAAGCCGTTTTTAACAGTGTCGACCAATTACTTCAGGGAAGAAGTAGCGGAGTATTGGTTACATCTGCCTCAGGAGAACCAGGAGCACCAGCCAGTATTAGAATTAGGGGAAACAACTCAATATCCGGAGACAATTCCCCCTTATATGTAGTTGACGGTATTCCGATTAGTGGGTCGCCAAATTTCAATCCTCAGGAAATAGAAAACCTAGAAGTATTGAAAGATGCTTCCGCAACAGCCATTTATGGTTCCAGGGGAGCAAACGGAGTTATATTGATTACAACAAAGAGAGGTAAAATTGGGGAAACTTCTTTTGATTTCTACACCAATATTAGTTATTCTACCATTGACACACCTTACGAGGTTTTAAGCGGCCGTGATTATGCAGAGTACAGAAACGAGGCCAATGCTGCTCTTGGCAGTGACCTGCCTTTTCCCAATCCCGAGCAGTTTGAGAATCAAGGATTCGATTGGGTTGAAGAAATAGTAAGAACTGGAATACGCCAAGAATATGGGTTAAATATTTCAGGGGGCGGAGAAAATGCACGTTTTTTTATTTCAGGAAATATGTTGAACGATGAAGGTGTGATTATAAATTCACAATTCAAGAGGGGAAGTGTAAGGGCAAATCTAGATTTGGATGCTTGGGACGATAAGCTAAATTTGAAATTCAGTTTGAACGGTACCCAAACCCAGAACTTTAGGTCAGTTACTGATAGCAGAGCTTTTCCTTATGGGGCAGGACCTATTTTTAATGCGCTTTTTGCCGAACCGATAGTACCCACTTTAGATTTTTCTGGTTTTACTGGTGAAGGCATACAATTTGTTAACCCTTATTTAGAAGTGACCGAACAGGATGATAGGGATTTTTTGACAAACGTATTGGGTAATGTTGAGGCTACCCTGAAAATAACCGACAAATTATCCTATACATTTAATGGAGGCCTAAACTTTAGGCTAAGAACTAGAGATATTTTTACGCCATCAACTGTAGCAGGTGGTTTATTGTCAAATGCCGTAGGTTCCTCAGGTAATAGTAGGGCATACGATTATATTGTAAGCAACTATTTGACCTACACCGACCAATTTGGTGAAGACCATGAATTCTCTGCTACCTTAGGGGCGGAGTACAGTGAGTTCAACAATTATGGTACCTCCTTAAATGTAAATGATTTCGATATACAATTATTGGGGTATGATAACTTTGGAGTTGCCACTGGAATACCAGTTGTAGGCTCCAATCGTTCTCAAAGCATTCTGCAATCCGGTTTTGCAAGGTTCAATTATTCCTTTAAAAATAAATATCTGCTTACGGCAACGGTGCGTGCTGATGGTTCCTCACGTTTTGCAGAAAATGAAAAGTGGGGCTATTTCCCCTCGGCAGCTGTGGGATGGAGGATATCAGAAGAAAATTTTTTGAAGGATAATGAAACCCTTTCCAATTTAAAATTACGAGCTTCTTGGGGGGAAACAGGTAGTCAGGCCATAGCCCCCTATCAGTCGCTTTCCAGATATGGCACATCGGTGTACTCTATTGGAAACTCCGCCGGTTTGGCGTACATACCACAAAGTGTTGCCAACCCGAACCTAAAATGGGAAACCACGGAGCAAACCAATGTTGGACTTGATTTGGGTCTATTTAGAAACAGAATCAATTTCACCGCTGATTATTTCGTAAAAACGACCAAAGACCTGCTACAGAACATTCAAATTCCCTCACAGTCAGGTTTTGGAGGTGCATTGGTGAATTTTGGAAGTATAGAGAACAAGGGTATTGAACTAAATCTCGATGCATTGTTGGTCAACTCTAAAAATTTTCAATGGAACAGCTCTTTTAATTACACGTCATATAAGACCAAAGTATTGGAGTTGGGCGGCGCCCAGGAAATTTTTGGTCCTGGCATGGGTGTAAATGTCTATGGTAGCGGGCACATTTACAGACCGGGGGAGGAATTCGGCCGATTCTTTGGCTTGAATGCCATTGGCCTAATTCAGGAAAGTGACTTTGACGGAGATGGGAACCCTACCTTTGCTGTTTTTAGAAACGACACCCAACTGGGGCATTGGAAATTTGAAGATGTTGATGGTGATGGGGTTATTACCAATGAAGATAGAAAAGTTATAGGGAATCCAAATCCAGATTTCTTATTTGGATGGAACAACGACTTTACTTATAGAAACTTGACCTTGAACGTTTTTGTTCAAGGATCTATCGGCAATGATTTGTACAATCCGGTACGAACGACATTAAGTTCTGGTTTATTTGGCAACGAATCTTACAGAAATCAAACTGTTGAGTGGTACGAAAACCGGTGGACACCAGAAAACCCAACCAATGACATTAGGTTCCCATCAATAAATTCAATTATTCCTGCAGTGGCTAACTATATGGTTGAAGATGGAAGTTACATTAGGTTGAGGAACATATCATTGAGATACAATGTTCCCTTACCTGATAAAATAGGAATAACCAATCTTCAGGTCTTTGCGACGGGAACTAATCTGATCACCATAACAGACTATAGCGGATTTGATCCAGAGGTGAATTCTTTGGACGCAGATACCTTAAGAGCTAGTAATGGTGGTTTAGCACCTGGAGTGGATCTGGCTGCCTATCCGAGACCTAAAACATTCACTTTTGGTGTTAATCTATCATTTTAA